A genome region from Gadus chalcogrammus isolate NIFS_2021 chromosome 5, NIFS_Gcha_1.0, whole genome shotgun sequence includes the following:
- the LOC130382612 gene encoding syntaxin-11-like, which yields MRDRLSELQVARQKPPGPWPEEQSFSSTVDENQEQTVMLFEGEDAMESFFKEVRALRLEVSQLRMNVKNLGKQNTRFLTSVRRLSSIKRDSNALGRDIKKRAELTYARLEKLEARSKALEEEHGPASALVRMVRSQYVSLTGAFHQALSEYNDAEVLQRENCKARIQRQAEIMGQELSWEQIEDMIQTGEWGAFSENLLTDGRTGARLALTEIEQRHRELVELEGRIGEVRELFFQMALLVEEQGFMLDNIQANVSATQDYVTKANEQIRLAVKYKKDNPCRKLCCCCCPCS from the coding sequence ATGAGGGACCGACTGAGCGAGCTGCAAGTTGCCCGCCAAAAACCTCCTGGCCCCTGGCCTGAGGAGCAGAGCTTCAGCTCCACAGTCGACGAGAACCAGGAGCAGACTGTGATGCTGTTCGAGGGAGAGGACGCCATGGAGAGCTTCTTCAAGGAGGTGCGGGCCCTCCGGCTGGAGGTGAGCCAGCTGCGGATGAACGTGAAGAACCTGGGCAAGCAGAACACCCGGTTCCTCACCTCGGTGAGGCGCCTCAGCAGCATCAAGAGGGACTCCAACGCCCTGGGGCGGGACATCAAGAAGAGGGCGGAGCTGACGTACGCCCGCCTGGAAAAGCTGGAGGCGCGCAGCAaggcgctggaggaggagcacggCCCCGCCTCGGCCCTGGTGCGCATGGTGCGCTCCCAGTACGTCTCGCTGACCGGCGCCTTCCACCAAGCGCTGTCCGAGTACAACGACGCCGAGGTCCTCCAGAGGGAGAACTGCAAGGCCCGCATCCAGCGGCAGGCCGAGATCATGGGCCAGGAGCTGAGCTGGGAGCAGATAGAAGACATGATCCAGACGGGCGAGTGGGGCGCCTTCAGTGAGAACCTGCTCACCGACGGCCGTACGGGCGCCCGCCTGGCGCTGACGGAGATCGAGCAGCGGCACAGGgagctggtggagctggagggccGCATCGGCGAGGTGAGGGAGCTCTTCTTCCAGATGGCCCTGCTCGTGGAGGAGCAGGGCTTCATGCTGGACAACATCCAGGCCAACGTGTCTGCCACGCAGGACTACGTCACCAAGGCCAACGAGCAGATCCGGCTGGCGGTCAAGTACAAGAAGGACAACCCGTGCAGGAAgctttgctgctgctgctgtccctgTTCTTGA
- the LOC130382611 gene encoding F-box only protein 30-like, translated as MELQHAHCLKCVNRRCMTRPEAGVSCDLIGCPLVCGAVFHGCKLEEHRVLCPYERVPCLNTGFGCPFTMARFKMAEHLATCPASVVCCTMEWNRWPVSYADRKSYENLSKDFDEVEQLDMALALQDQRMLLESLRVTTTISQPGDKPPDRGAGQTAAEEAGAGAGLANGAVDMEDEPYSGLYKASVETTRTLAAALEILTSSKSMEGIAAHLHGENGEKNGAVCRGTNGDSHGRHDNAEDSESVDMRESDSDSECELGAVGGLDCAVVAGTNGDAPPWAGHGGSVELFAEDEQDECLDVVLDEAPYVRPTGRYRPAPVVPAEPDGALPAPFPPAASAVMPYLLPDHLRNNLLQHLPVELGYRCLERKLQNVGMSLFPFNGHRSLLSDPHLYRAKKADKAVDTSDLEVADDPMGLHGIDLITAALLFCLGDSPGGRGISDSRFVDGYHIDFGTQTFSFPSAILATNTMVGDIGSASACDHASPQLSNPSPFHTLRLDLVLECVARYQTKQRSMFTFVCGQLFRRSEFSSHFKNVHGDIHAGLNGWMEHRCPLAYYGCTYSQRRFCPSVQGSRVIHDRHLGSFGVQLSLPLKPGEKPLRSTCSFGAQCDHFSSLPFEILQHIASFLDGFSLCQLSRASGGMREVCASLLLMRGMVVMLWGKKQRADGSSTWQITDKVWRFSTAFGTVTEWKFANIASMADHLKKCKFNTVTRREDAVPLPCMCFTRELTKEGRCLRSVLKPVA; from the exons ATGGAGCTCCAGCACGCGCACTGCCTGAAGTGTGTCAACAGACGGTGCATGACCAGACCGGAGGCGGGCGTCTCGTGCGACCTCATTGGCTGCCCTCTGGTGTGCGGAGCGGTGTTCCACGGATGCAAGCTGGAGGAGCACCGCGTGCTGTGTCCGTACGAGCGGGTTCCGTGCCTCAACACGGGCTTCGGCTGCCCCTTCACCATGGCCCGCTTCAAGATGGCGGAGCACCTGGCCACGTGCCCCGCCAGCGTGGTGTGCTGCACCATGGAGTGGAACCGCTGGCCCGTCAGCTACGCCGACCGCAAGTCGTACGAGAACCTCAGCAAAGACTTTGACGAGGTGGAGCAGCTGGACATGGCCCTGGCCCTGCAGGACCAGAGGATGCTGCTGGAGTCGCTGCGGGtgaccaccaccatctcccagCCCGGGGACAAGCCCCCGGACCGCGGGGCCGGGCAGACCGCAGCGGAGGAGGCGGGGGCCGGGGCGGGGTTGGCCAACGGGGCCGTGGACATGGAGGACGAGCCGTACAGCGGCCTCTACAAGGCCTCGGTGGAGACCACCAGGACGCTAGCGGCCGCGCTGGAGATCCTCACCAGCTCCAAGAGCATGGAGGGGATCGCGGCCCACCTCCACGGGGAGAACGGGGAGAAGAACGGAGCGGTGTGCCGCGGAACCAACGGGGACAGCCACGGTCGGCACGACAACGCAGAGGACTCTGAGAGCGTGGACATGAGGGAGAGCGACTCCGACTCGGAGTGTGAGCTGGGGGCGGTGGGCGGCCTGGACTGCGCCGTCGTGGCGGGCACCAACGGGGACGCACCCCCCTGGGCGGGGCACGGCGGTTCTGTTGAGTTGTTTGCGGAAGACGAGCAGGACGAGTGTCTGGACGTTGTGTTGGACGAAGCGCCCTATGTCAGGCCCACGGGGCGCTATCGCCCCGCGCCTGTTGTCCCCGCGGAGCCCGACGGGGCTCTACCGGCGCCGTTCCCCCCGGCCGCGTCCGCGGTCATGCCCTACCTGCTGCCGGATCACCTCCGCAACAACCTGCTGCAGCACCTCCCCGTGGAGCTGGGCTATCGGTGTCTGGAGCGCAAGCTGCAGAACGTGGGCATGAGCCTGTTCCCCTTCAACGGGCATCGCAGCCTGCTGTCGGACCCCCACCTGTACCGCGCCAAGAAGGCGGACAAGGCGGTGGACACGTCGGATCTGGAAGTGGCTGACGACCCCATGGGACTCCATGGCATCGACCTGATCACCGCCGCCCTGCTCTTCTGTCTGGGCGACTCCCCCGGAGGCCGGGGCATCTCCGACAGCCGCTTTGTGGACGGATACCACATCGACTTCGGCACGCAGaccttctccttcccctcgGCCATCCTGGCCACCAACACCATGGTGGGGGACATCGGCTCGGCCTCGGCCTGCGACCACGCCAGCCCGCAGCTGTCCAACCCCAGCCCCTTCCACACGCTGCGGCTGGACCTGGTGCTGGAGTGCGTGGCCCGCTACCAGACCAAGCAGCGCTCCATGTTCACCTTCGTGTGCGGCCAGCTGTTCCGGCGCAGCGAGTTCTCCTCCCACTTCAAGAACGTCCACGGGGACATCCACGCCGGGCTGAACGGCTGGATGGAGCACCGCTGTCCCCTTGCCTACTACGGCTGCACCTACTCCCAGAGACGCTTCTGCCCCTCGGTGCAGGGCTCCCGGGTCATCCACGACCGGCACCTGGGCTCCTTCGGCGTGCAGCTGTCGCTGCCCCTGAAGCCGGGGGAGAAGCCCCTCCGGAGTACCTGCAGCTTCGGCGCCCAGTGCGACCACTTCAGCAGCCTCCCCTTCGAGATCCTCCAGCACATCGCCAGCTTCCTGGACGGCTTCAGCCTGTGCCAGCTGTCCCGGGCGTCCGGCGGGATGCGGGAGGTGTGTGCCAGTCTGCTGCTGATGCGAGGCATGGTGGTGATGCTCTGGGGGAAGAAGCAGCGGGCGGATGGCTCTTCTACGTGGCAGATCACCGATAAG GTGTGGCGCTTCAGCACGGCCTTCGGCACGGTGACGGAGTGGAAGTTTGCCAACATCGCCAGCATGGCAGACCACCTGAAGAAGTGCAAGTTCAACACGGTGACGCGCCGCGAGGACGCCGTCCCCCTGCCCTGCATGTGTTTTACCCGGGAGCTGACCAAGGAGGGCCGCTGTCTGCGCTCCGTCCTCAAGCCCGTGGCCTGA
- the LOC130382726 gene encoding alpha-tectorin-like, whose translation MRAVGLVWCACLGLGLMKATWANSLSEPEDQELNETVVCTNNRMDVLIPKAFFLNKVPPVYVWDLHLNEPACRGVETGEDYVFSIKNNLSDCGTVMAYDDTHIMFSNTIRNNDSDIVTRNYINITFVCRYPKNYMVQQPDGENWSGTITLTTEDGNFSVSMLLYKDRAFEDRWTTVPSLTLEDDIFVKIFMIPAHLTLRTERWATPTSDPYSNIQYTFIKDRSVSPVRGPWRWTGLR comes from the exons atgAGAGCTGTGGGCTTAGTGTGGTGCGCCTGCTTGGGGCTGGGCCTGATGAAGGCCACCTGGGCCAACTCTCTATCGGAGCCTGAAGACCAAG AACTCAACGAGACAGTGGTGTGCACCAACAACCGCATGGACGTTCTCATCCCCAAGGCCTTCTTCCTCAACAAGGTCCCCCCTGTTTAC GTCTGGGATTTACATCTGAACGAGCCGGCGTGTCGGGGCGTGGAGACGGGAGAGGACTATGTGTTcagcatcaaaaacaacctctCGGACTGCGGGACGGTGATG GCATACGATGACACACACATCATGTTTAGCAACACAATCCGCAACAACGATTCGGACATCGTCACCAGGAACTACATCAACATCACCTTTGTGTGCCGCTACCCCAAAAACTACATGGTGCAGCAGCCCGACGGAGAGAACTGGTCCGG AACGATCACCCTGACCACGGAGGACGGGAACTTCTCTGTGTCCATGCTACTGTACAAGGACCGGGCCTTTGAGGACCGGTGGACCACGGTGCCCTCCCTGACCTTGGAGGACGACATCTTTGTCAAGATATTCATG ATCCCAGCTCACTTGACGCTGCGTACGGAGAGATGGGCCACCCCCACCAGTGACCCTTACAGCAACATCCAGTACACCTTCATCAAGGACAGGTCGGTCAGCCCCGTCCGGGGCCCCTGGCGGTGGACTGGACTGCGTTGA
- the LOC130382725 gene encoding E3 ubiquitin-protein ligase SHPRH-like, producing MLSTYSVGSRRRAIKCAICRQTTAHAEISYVFTCEASSRNQDIPIKGSHSTKVEAVVRTLKKIQLTDPGAKCLVFSMWQCVLDIISKALFDNTMEFSQINGIHKFQENLSSFKHEEKINILLLPLHTGSNGLNIIEATHVLLVEPILNPAHELQAIGRVHRIGQTKPTFVHRFLIKSTIEERMQAMMKTADKSHSAAAAMKHSEASVLTVADLADLFTEDGAPLG from the exons aTGTTGTCCACC TACAGCGTGGGCTCGCGGCGCCGCGCCATCAAGTGTGCCATCTGCCGGCAGACCACGGCGCACGCCGAGATCTCCTACGTGTTCACCTGCGAGGCCTCCAGCCGCAACCAGGACATCCCCATCAAG GGGAGCCATTCTACCAAAGTAGAAGCGGTTGTGAGGACCCTCAAGAAGATCCAACTGACCGACCCTGGGGCCAAATGCCTTGTTTTCTCCATG TGGCAGTGTGTCCTGGACATCATCTCCAAGGCCCTGTTCGACAACACCATGGAGTTCTCCCAGATCAACGGCATCCACAAGTTCCAG gagaacctgagcTCCTTCAAGCACGAGGAGAAGATCAACATCCTGCTGCTCCCGCTGCACACGGGCTCCAATGGCCTCAACATCATCGAGGCCACGCACGTCCTATTGGTGGAGCCTATCCTAAACCCCGCCCACGAGCTGCAGGCCATCGGCCGCGTCCACCGCATCGGCCAGACCAA GCCCACGTTTGTTCACCGGTTCCTCATCAAGTCCACCATCGAAGAGAGAATGCAGGCCATGATGAAGACGGCCGACAAAAG CCACAGCGCGGCGGCGGCCATGAAGCACTCGGAGGCGTCCGTGCTGACCGTGGCCGACCTCGCCGACCTCTTCACAGAAGACGGGGCGCCACTGGGCTAg